One Streptomyces sp. R28 DNA window includes the following coding sequences:
- a CDS encoding acyl-CoA dehydrogenase has translation MAEMLLASLSPAARDEIQRLLYGPCEPSFVSALHKALADGARPDASAAGTGRGEHLLRRLGALGEVLPPGHDPFSDPARLAAAHAWTAVADPPLCLAALVHHVLCLGSMAHLSDEPDRLAPEMAALRAGQAKGVYLITEAGQANSHLATRTRAVFDPVGGGFVLHTPDPLAAKFASAGTLDVPQTGVVLARLFTGETDRGVFAFVVPLTHDEGLLPGIEVSSPIGLGALPLDYVQVRFHHVRVPYAHWLSDGARIGGDGTFHDPAGSHELRLQRTLRVGQGLWASMPAIAAATSRQSAVQAVNYARQRRTQGRLAPGVPLLSYRAQQRVVLGALADAFALTCAAHGAREVWTQSLSAPTQAEGGEAMSFTPWAAVSRPLAAYKAVAVRMAARITADCQHRCGVSGHLDVNRLAAYRGFHHAFDAAGGDSQLILYDIGRALVEQGPVAAEPDPPPVDPPVTSPRWWPTVLRRHQEELTRRLARRRDADAATPFDVWNPLLEEAGLLGETYATRLVAQDLARTLEETRDRTLAQALAPLAALHGVTSAHRWAGPLLTLGTLRPQNVEALPAVAERLCDAVLPHLPLLTEAFAHPDDIAAAPLAATDYNAALEATLTWTRGETA, from the coding sequence ATGGCCGAGATGCTCCTCGCGTCCCTTTCGCCTGCCGCACGCGACGAGATACAGCGGCTCCTGTACGGCCCCTGTGAGCCCTCCTTCGTGTCCGCACTGCACAAGGCACTCGCCGACGGAGCCCGGCCGGACGCCTCGGCGGCCGGCACCGGCCGGGGCGAGCACCTGCTACGCCGCCTGGGCGCGTTGGGTGAGGTGCTGCCGCCGGGCCACGACCCCTTCTCCGACCCCGCACGGCTGGCTGCCGCGCACGCCTGGACGGCGGTCGCCGACCCTCCGCTGTGCCTGGCGGCCCTGGTCCACCACGTGCTCTGCCTGGGTTCCATGGCGCACCTTTCCGACGAACCCGACCGCCTGGCCCCCGAGATGGCGGCGCTGAGGGCCGGGCAGGCCAAGGGCGTGTACCTGATCACCGAGGCAGGCCAGGCGAACAGCCATCTCGCCACCCGGACCCGTGCCGTGTTCGATCCGGTCGGCGGAGGGTTCGTCCTGCACACACCCGATCCGCTCGCCGCCAAGTTCGCCAGCGCGGGAACACTGGACGTCCCGCAGACGGGCGTTGTGCTCGCCCGCCTCTTCACCGGAGAAACCGACCGCGGGGTCTTCGCCTTCGTGGTCCCGCTCACCCATGACGAGGGTCTGCTGCCCGGCATCGAAGTGTCCTCGCCGATCGGCCTGGGCGCCCTGCCCCTCGACTACGTCCAAGTACGGTTCCACCACGTCCGGGTCCCCTACGCCCACTGGCTCTCCGACGGTGCCCGCATCGGCGGCGACGGCACGTTCCACGATCCCGCCGGGTCGCACGAGCTGCGCCTGCAGCGCACCCTGCGCGTGGGGCAGGGCCTGTGGGCGAGCATGCCGGCGATCGCTGCGGCCACCTCCCGGCAGTCCGCCGTGCAGGCCGTCAACTACGCGCGACAGCGGCGCACTCAGGGACGGCTGGCCCCCGGCGTGCCCCTGCTCTCCTACCGGGCCCAGCAGCGCGTGGTCCTGGGTGCCCTGGCCGACGCGTTCGCCCTTACCTGCGCGGCACACGGTGCACGAGAGGTGTGGACCCAATCCCTCTCCGCCCCCACGCAGGCAGAGGGCGGCGAGGCGATGAGCTTCACACCCTGGGCCGCCGTCAGTCGGCCGCTGGCCGCGTACAAGGCCGTCGCCGTGCGCATGGCCGCCCGTATCACCGCCGACTGCCAACACCGCTGCGGCGTCTCCGGCCACCTGGACGTGAACCGGCTCGCCGCCTATCGCGGATTCCACCACGCCTTCGACGCGGCCGGCGGCGACAGCCAGCTCATTCTCTACGACATCGGCCGCGCCCTCGTCGAACAGGGCCCCGTCGCCGCGGAGCCTGACCCACCGCCCGTCGACCCGCCGGTCACCTCGCCCCGGTGGTGGCCCACGGTCCTGCGTCGGCACCAGGAGGAGCTGACGCGCCGCCTGGCCCGTCGGCGCGACGCGGACGCCGCGACCCCGTTCGACGTGTGGAACCCGCTGCTGGAGGAGGCCGGTCTGCTCGGCGAGACCTATGCGACGCGGCTCGTGGCCCAGGACCTGGCCCGGACGCTGGAGGAGACGCGGGACCGCACCCTCGCCCAGGCCCTCGCACCACTGGCCGCGCTGCACGGCGTCACCTCCGCCCACCGCTGGGCCGGACCGCTGCTCACTCTCGGAACGCTCCGACCGCAGAACGTCGAAGCCCTGCCCGCCGTCGCCGAGCGGCTGTGCGACGCGGTCCTGCCGCACCTGCCGCTGCTGACGGAAGCGTTCGCCCACCCCGACGACATCGCGGCGGCACCCCTGGCAGCCACGGACTACAACGCCGCCCTGGAGGCCACGCTGACCTGGACGCGAGGGGAGACGGCATGA
- a CDS encoding SDR family NAD(P)-dependent oxidoreductase yields the protein MNALDLFRLNGARALVTGASRGIGKAVAKGLADAGCDLAVAARTLPALDGTVRALEDRGRKAIALDGDLAVPGAAADLVDRAVAALGGLDVIVHNAGTLPTAQDGTPLMAPLQHTVQQDWDTVIAINLNATAALCRAAHPHLADSDRASLILMSSAAGLVGTPMMEAYAATKAGQLSLTRSLAVGWARQGIRVNALCPGWTRTDLTAFASETGPLSDWLTSHVPLGRWATADEMVGATLFLASPASSFVTGHALVVDGGLAVPDSGLAGHPKPPSPFAAT from the coding sequence ATGAACGCTCTTGACCTGTTCCGCCTGAACGGCGCACGGGCGCTGGTGACCGGCGCCTCCCGAGGCATCGGCAAGGCCGTCGCCAAGGGCCTCGCCGACGCGGGCTGCGACCTGGCCGTCGCCGCCCGCACCCTGCCCGCCCTCGACGGTACCGTTCGGGCGCTGGAAGACCGGGGCCGGAAAGCCATCGCCCTCGACGGCGACCTCGCCGTACCGGGTGCCGCCGCCGACCTGGTCGACCGGGCCGTCGCCGCACTGGGCGGCCTCGACGTCATCGTGCACAACGCGGGCACCCTGCCCACGGCGCAGGACGGCACCCCACTGATGGCACCGCTACAACACACAGTCCAACAGGACTGGGACACGGTCATCGCCATCAACCTCAACGCCACAGCCGCACTGTGCCGGGCCGCTCACCCACACCTGGCCGACTCGGACCGCGCCAGCCTGATCCTGATGTCCTCCGCCGCCGGACTCGTCGGCACCCCCATGATGGAGGCGTACGCCGCCACCAAGGCCGGCCAACTCTCCCTCACCCGCAGCCTCGCCGTCGGCTGGGCACGCCAGGGAATCCGCGTCAACGCCCTGTGCCCCGGCTGGACCCGTACGGACCTGACAGCTTTCGCCAGCGAGACCGGCCCCCTGTCGGACTGGCTCACCAGCCATGTCCCGCTCGGCCGGTGGGCCACCGCCGACGAGATGGTTGGCGCGACGCTCTTCCTCGCCTCCCCGGCCTCGTCGTTCGTGACCGGACACGCCCTGGTCGTCGACGGCGGGCTCGCGGTACCGGACAGCGGCCTCGCCGGCCACCCCAAGCCGCCTTCCCCCTTCGCCGCCACCTGA
- a CDS encoding prenyltransferase/squalene oxidase repeat-containing protein encodes MLSTLLSLTGVMPIETNTDAHTLRYQGYAAWTELSLCAIKILHGHARGGHAAVSTADRNYLAGRLESAGPDQVWEGNALAHLIALHALHTCQPDSPLLHNAIAALCRIRNNDGGLPFISGQEIFVTALAGKALAAAGAPQSLLIQMGDRISGLQQRDGGWGYTETTSQTDVDDTGVCVEFLRIADTARYRQVLARAEQYLGAMADPRGGFPTYLRGHQCEADMTAGAVTALSASWQDHAPLLDKCVEFLLSAQRDDGTFENSWTRSRSSAIHRILDALRHVPQAPADRSARIANATLASAGYLAKTQNPDGGWGYHPGKESDVVSTAHALPVIARTGDRHTLGRGLHYLLGHQNTDGGYTSAPDQFGPRPLPFDYPVLTDAHVLNAFTQLHDALRPPITTPKQPVPARPTGSIEEPAP; translated from the coding sequence ATGCTCAGCACGCTGCTGTCCCTGACGGGCGTCATGCCCATCGAGACGAACACTGACGCGCACACCCTCCGCTACCAGGGATACGCGGCATGGACCGAGCTGTCTCTGTGTGCGATCAAGATCCTTCACGGCCATGCACGCGGAGGACACGCTGCCGTAAGCACCGCAGACCGGAATTACCTGGCCGGCAGACTCGAATCTGCCGGCCCCGATCAGGTGTGGGAGGGGAACGCGCTCGCCCACCTGATCGCCCTGCACGCCCTGCACACCTGCCAACCGGACAGCCCCCTCCTGCACAACGCCATCGCTGCCCTGTGCCGGATCCGCAACAACGACGGCGGCCTGCCCTTCATCTCCGGCCAGGAGATCTTTGTGACCGCCCTGGCCGGAAAAGCACTCGCCGCAGCCGGGGCCCCACAATCACTCCTGATCCAGATGGGCGACCGGATCTCCGGCCTGCAGCAGCGCGACGGTGGCTGGGGGTACACCGAGACCACGTCCCAGACCGACGTCGACGACACAGGTGTCTGCGTCGAATTCCTGCGCATCGCAGACACGGCCCGCTACCGGCAGGTACTCGCCCGGGCGGAGCAGTACCTGGGCGCGATGGCCGACCCCCGTGGAGGATTTCCCACTTACCTGCGCGGCCATCAATGCGAGGCCGATATGACCGCCGGAGCCGTCACGGCCTTGTCCGCCTCCTGGCAAGATCACGCCCCGCTTCTGGACAAGTGCGTCGAATTCCTCCTCTCCGCTCAGCGAGACGACGGCACCTTCGAAAACAGCTGGACTCGCAGCCGGTCCAGCGCCATCCACCGGATTCTGGACGCCCTTCGCCACGTACCCCAGGCCCCCGCGGACCGGAGCGCACGCATCGCAAACGCCACCTTGGCGAGCGCCGGATACCTCGCCAAGACCCAGAATCCCGACGGCGGCTGGGGCTACCACCCGGGCAAGGAAAGCGACGTCGTGTCCACCGCACACGCCCTGCCTGTCATCGCCCGCACCGGCGACCGCCACACCCTCGGACGTGGGCTGCACTACCTCCTTGGCCATCAAAACACCGACGGCGGCTACACATCAGCCCCCGACCAATTCGGCCCACGCCCCTTGCCCTTCGACTACCCGGTGCTTACTGATGCCCATGTCCTGAACGCCTTTACCCAACTCCACGACGCCCTGCGACCCCCAATCACCACTCCGAAGCAACCAGTGCCAGCTCGCCCCACGGGCTCAATCGAAGAACCGGCGCCCTGA
- a CDS encoding 4-hydroxy-3-methylbut-2-enyl diphosphate reductase — translation MKPARKRVLLASPRGFCAGVVRAIRAVEKALELYGPPVYVRHEIVHNAYVVRSLEKKGAVFVSETDEVPEGQVVMFSAHGVAPSVHEQAAARKLTAIDATCPLVTKVHKEAVRFAEAGYSILLIGHEGHEEVIGTLGEAPARITLVDGPGAVGGIEVRDESKVVWLSQTTLSVDETMETVEALKTRFPHLNGPPSDDICYATQNRQLAVRQIGAAADLVLVVGSQTSSNSQRLVEVALQAGANAAHLIDTADEIDANWLQEVSTVGVTSGASVPDVLVDDVLRRLAAHGYEDVELVETTTEHQHFALPRELTAPIRQATDTTERTD, via the coding sequence GTGAAGCCGGCGCGCAAACGCGTCCTGCTGGCCTCACCCCGCGGCTTCTGCGCCGGCGTGGTCCGCGCGATCCGGGCTGTGGAGAAGGCCCTTGAGCTGTATGGACCGCCGGTATACGTGCGGCACGAGATCGTCCACAACGCCTATGTCGTGCGGTCCCTGGAGAAGAAGGGAGCGGTCTTCGTCAGCGAGACGGACGAGGTTCCCGAGGGGCAGGTCGTCATGTTCTCCGCACACGGAGTCGCTCCGTCCGTGCACGAGCAGGCCGCCGCACGGAAGCTGACAGCGATCGACGCGACGTGCCCGCTGGTGACGAAGGTGCACAAGGAAGCGGTCCGCTTCGCCGAGGCGGGCTACAGCATCCTCCTGATCGGCCACGAGGGGCACGAGGAAGTCATCGGCACTCTGGGCGAGGCACCCGCCCGGATCACTCTGGTCGACGGCCCCGGCGCTGTCGGAGGCATCGAGGTCCGAGACGAGTCGAAGGTCGTCTGGCTCTCGCAGACCACACTGTCGGTGGACGAGACGATGGAAACCGTCGAGGCGCTGAAGACCAGGTTTCCCCACCTCAACGGCCCGCCCAGCGACGACATCTGCTACGCGACGCAGAACCGTCAGCTGGCGGTGCGGCAGATCGGCGCCGCAGCGGACCTGGTACTCGTGGTCGGCTCGCAGACCTCCTCCAACTCCCAGCGCCTGGTCGAGGTCGCTCTGCAGGCCGGTGCCAACGCCGCGCACCTGATCGACACCGCCGACGAGATCGACGCGAACTGGCTTCAGGAGGTGTCCACGGTCGGCGTCACCTCCGGCGCCTCGGTGCCAGACGTCCTGGTGGACGACGTACTGCGCCGGCTCGCCGCACACGGCTACGAGGACGTCGAACTCGTCGAAACGACCACAGAACACCAACACTTCGCACTGCCTCGCGAACTGACTGCCCCCATCCGCCAGGCAACAGACACCACCGAAAGGACGGACTGA
- a CDS encoding polyprenyl synthetase family protein: MTLAPPRTGEVDLPQARDHAETILTQFLERKQADAATHRLPTEIPAALRDFLTAGGKRLRPVLCVLGWHAAGGTAPPPRPVLQVAAALEMFHAFCLVHDDVMDASATRRGKPTVHRAFADRHAAGRCGPVADRFGTSAAILVGDFALAWTDELIHTGGLTADQLARLLPVLDAMRDEVLYGQYLDVAAGGQPTDDVERARTIIRFKTAKYTCERPLHIGAALAGAPGPMLDELSAYALPLGEAFQLRDDLLGVFGDPHITGKSRLDDLREGKHTLLTALALRDAAPPHKTLLHRLLGRPGLTEAEATQIRTILTVTGARAHVEELIGQRRHAVLHTLDSAASLSAHAIPHLRHLADTVTRRMS, translated from the coding sequence ATGACCCTCGCACCACCCCGCACGGGCGAAGTCGACCTACCCCAAGCCCGCGACCACGCCGAGACGATCCTCACCCAATTCCTGGAGCGCAAGCAGGCCGACGCCGCCACACACCGGCTGCCCACCGAAATCCCCGCTGCCCTCAGGGACTTCCTCACGGCAGGTGGCAAGCGGCTTCGTCCCGTGCTGTGTGTGCTTGGCTGGCACGCCGCCGGCGGTACCGCGCCCCCACCCCGCCCGGTGCTCCAAGTGGCAGCCGCCCTGGAGATGTTCCACGCCTTCTGCCTCGTCCACGACGACGTCATGGACGCCTCCGCCACCCGCCGCGGCAAGCCCACCGTGCACCGGGCCTTCGCCGACCGCCACGCCGCAGGCCGCTGCGGGCCGGTTGCCGACCGGTTCGGCACCAGCGCCGCCATCCTCGTCGGCGACTTCGCCTTGGCCTGGACCGACGAACTCATCCACACAGGCGGCCTCACCGCAGACCAACTGGCGCGATTGTTACCTGTACTGGACGCCATGCGCGACGAGGTTCTGTACGGCCAGTACCTGGACGTTGCGGCCGGCGGGCAGCCGACGGATGACGTCGAACGGGCCCGGACAATCATCCGCTTCAAGACCGCCAAGTACACCTGCGAGCGACCGCTGCACATCGGCGCCGCCCTCGCCGGAGCCCCTGGGCCGATGCTGGACGAACTGTCCGCGTACGCCCTCCCCCTGGGCGAAGCCTTCCAGCTCCGCGACGACCTCCTCGGCGTCTTCGGCGACCCGCACATCACCGGCAAGTCCCGCCTGGACGACTTACGCGAAGGCAAGCACACCCTGCTCACCGCCCTCGCCCTGCGCGACGCCGCACCCCCACACAAGACCTTGCTGCACCGGCTGCTGGGACGACCCGGCCTGACCGAGGCGGAGGCCACGCAGATCCGCACCATCCTCACCGTCACCGGCGCCCGCGCCCACGTCGAAGAACTCATCGGCCAACGCCGCCACGCCGTGCTCCACACCCTGGACTCGGCCGCCTCCCTGAGCGCGCACGCCATCCCGCACCTGCGTCACCTGGCGGACACCGTGACCCGGAGGATGTCGTGA
- the ispG gene encoding flavodoxin-dependent (E)-4-hydroxy-3-methylbut-2-enyl-diphosphate synthase has product MNTVDLGLPATPAPQIPGRRRPTRRLSVGAVPVGGGAPVSVQTMTTTNTADVDATLRQIAEVTAAGCDIVRVAVPSADDAAALPTIVARSPIPVIADIHFQPRYVFAALEAGCAAVRVNPGNIKKFDDKVGEIAQAATAAGVPIRIGVNAGSLDPRLLAKHGSATPEALVESALWECSLFEEHGFTDLKIAVKHHDPRVMIAANRLLAERCDYPLHLGVTEAGPAFQGAIKSAVAFGVLLAEGIGDTIRVSLSTSPVEQVKAGCHTLSSLGLRPRKLEIVSCPGCGRLQVDIHRLAAQVEAAFDGFPHPLRIAVMGCVVNGPGESREADLGVTCGNGKGQIYRHGQVIKTVPESKIVEALLDEALHLTSDLPPGGDPA; this is encoded by the coding sequence ATGAACACCGTCGACCTGGGCCTGCCCGCCACCCCCGCCCCACAGATTCCCGGGCGTCGCCGCCCCACCCGCCGGCTGAGCGTCGGGGCGGTGCCCGTGGGCGGCGGTGCCCCGGTGAGCGTGCAGACGATGACCACCACCAACACCGCGGATGTGGACGCCACCCTGAGGCAGATCGCCGAGGTCACCGCGGCCGGCTGTGACATCGTCCGCGTCGCGGTGCCCTCCGCCGACGACGCGGCAGCCCTGCCCACCATCGTCGCCCGCTCCCCGATCCCAGTGATCGCCGATATCCACTTCCAGCCCCGCTACGTCTTCGCCGCCCTGGAAGCCGGCTGCGCGGCGGTCCGCGTCAACCCCGGCAACATCAAGAAGTTCGACGACAAGGTGGGCGAGATCGCCCAGGCCGCCACCGCGGCCGGGGTGCCGATCCGCATCGGAGTTAACGCCGGCTCCCTGGATCCGCGCCTGCTCGCCAAACACGGCAGCGCGACCCCCGAAGCCCTCGTCGAATCGGCCCTGTGGGAGTGCTCCCTGTTCGAGGAACACGGCTTCACCGACCTGAAGATAGCCGTCAAGCACCACGACCCGCGCGTGATGATCGCCGCCAACCGGCTGCTCGCCGAACGCTGCGACTATCCCCTGCACCTCGGCGTCACTGAAGCCGGCCCCGCCTTCCAAGGAGCGATCAAGTCCGCGGTCGCCTTCGGGGTCCTGCTGGCCGAGGGGATCGGGGACACCATCCGGGTCTCGCTGTCCACGTCGCCGGTGGAGCAGGTGAAGGCGGGCTGCCACACCCTGTCCTCCCTCGGCCTGCGCCCGCGGAAACTGGAGATCGTCTCCTGCCCCGGCTGCGGCCGCCTCCAGGTCGACATCCACCGCCTCGCCGCCCAGGTCGAAGCGGCCTTCGACGGCTTCCCCCACCCCCTGCGCATCGCGGTCATGGGCTGCGTGGTCAACGGGCCCGGCGAATCCCGCGAAGCCGACCTCGGCGTGACCTGCGGCAACGGCAAAGGCCAGATCTACCGCCACGGCCAGGTCATCAAGACCGTCCCCGAATCCAAGATCGTCGAAGCACTCCTCGACGAGGCCCTCCACCTCACCAGCGACCTTCCCCCGGGAGGCGATCCGGCATGA
- a CDS encoding 1-deoxy-D-xylulose-5-phosphate synthase: protein MTRSSALSIEGEAQLRFPDLEDLRGLAPPQLQRLAEDIRSFVIERVCATGGHLGPNLGVVELTLALHRVFDSPRDTLVFDTGHQAYVHKVLTGRAGRFGSLRQAGGLSGYPSRAESVHDVVENSHASTALAYADGLAKARQLSGEQDRAVVAVIGDGACTGGMAWEALNNLGGAPQRPVIVVLNDNGRSYEPTAGAWAAHLAALRDSRAPMHRNIFTDLGFAYLGPVDGHDAAAVEKALRRARAVGRPVVVHVVTVKGRGYGPAESDEADCLHAVGPADPATGAPVSPGGPSWTSVFGTALADMAAERPDVVAITAAMLRPTGLHMMQQRFPDRVFDVGIAEQHAVTSAAGLAMGGLHPVVAVYATFLNRAFDQVLMDVALHRLPVTFVLDRAGITGPDGPSHHGMWDLSLLSAVPGLRLAAPRDAQRLAELLHEAVADDRGPTALRIPKAAATREIPALARMDGIDILHRSNLRPLDVLLVALGPLAAPALDAAAMLEAQGIGVTVADPRWVLPVDQALAALAARHRLVVSVEDGVVTGGVGWALTQTCQAQRVTTTVVPLGLPRSFTPHGPRTELLAGAGLDAPGITRTALDALSAAHAPAARCSSDRETPR, encoded by the coding sequence ATGACGCGCTCATCTGCCCTGTCGATCGAGGGAGAGGCTCAACTGCGGTTCCCGGACCTGGAGGACCTGCGGGGCCTTGCCCCGCCGCAGCTACAGCGCCTCGCCGAGGACATCCGCTCATTCGTGATCGAGCGCGTGTGCGCGACGGGCGGGCATCTCGGTCCGAACTTGGGCGTGGTCGAGCTGACCCTGGCTCTGCACCGGGTCTTCGACTCCCCCCGGGACACCCTGGTCTTCGACACCGGCCACCAGGCGTACGTCCACAAGGTGCTCACGGGCCGGGCCGGGCGGTTCGGCTCCCTGCGGCAGGCCGGCGGCCTGTCCGGGTATCCCTCGCGGGCGGAGTCGGTGCACGACGTGGTGGAGAACTCGCACGCCTCCACCGCGCTCGCGTACGCGGACGGTCTGGCCAAGGCCCGGCAGCTGTCCGGCGAGCAGGACCGAGCGGTGGTCGCGGTGATCGGGGACGGCGCCTGCACCGGCGGCATGGCCTGGGAAGCACTCAACAACCTGGGCGGTGCGCCGCAGCGGCCGGTGATCGTCGTACTCAACGACAACGGCCGCTCCTACGAACCGACCGCCGGCGCCTGGGCCGCGCACCTGGCCGCCCTGCGCGACAGCCGCGCCCCGATGCACCGCAACATCTTCACCGACCTCGGCTTCGCCTATCTCGGACCGGTGGACGGACATGATGCCGCCGCGGTGGAAAAGGCGCTGCGCCGGGCCCGGGCCGTTGGGCGGCCGGTGGTGGTTCACGTGGTCACGGTCAAGGGCCGGGGCTACGGACCGGCCGAGTCGGACGAGGCGGACTGCCTGCACGCCGTGGGCCCGGCGGACCCGGCCACCGGCGCGCCGGTGAGCCCGGGCGGACCGTCGTGGACAAGCGTGTTCGGCACCGCACTGGCCGACATGGCAGCCGAGCGGCCGGATGTGGTAGCCATCACCGCGGCCATGCTGCGGCCGACCGGCCTCCACATGATGCAGCAACGGTTCCCCGACCGGGTCTTCGATGTCGGTATCGCCGAGCAGCACGCGGTCACCTCGGCCGCCGGGCTGGCCATGGGCGGTCTGCACCCGGTGGTCGCCGTCTATGCCACCTTCCTGAACCGGGCCTTCGACCAAGTACTGATGGACGTCGCCCTGCACCGGCTGCCGGTCACCTTCGTCCTGGACCGGGCCGGCATCACGGGCCCGGACGGGCCCAGCCATCACGGCATGTGGGACCTGTCCCTGCTGTCCGCGGTGCCGGGACTGCGTCTGGCCGCCCCGCGCGATGCCCAGCGTCTTGCAGAGTTGCTGCACGAGGCCGTCGCCGACGACCGGGGGCCCACCGCGCTCCGTATTCCAAAAGCCGCAGCGACAAGGGAGATCCCAGCCCTGGCGCGGATGGACGGGATCGACATCCTCCACCGCTCCAACCTCCGGCCGCTGGATGTGCTGCTCGTCGCCCTCGGCCCGCTGGCGGCCCCGGCCCTGGACGCCGCCGCCATGCTGGAGGCGCAGGGCATCGGGGTGACGGTCGCCGACCCGCGCTGGGTACTGCCGGTGGATCAGGCGCTGGCCGCGCTGGCGGCCCGTCACCGGCTGGTCGTCAGCGTCGAGGACGGGGTGGTCACCGGCGGGGTGGGCTGGGCTCTGACCCAGACGTGCCAGGCCCAACGGGTCACTACGACGGTGGTGCCCCTGGGGCTGCCACGCTCGTTCACCCCGCACGGCCCCCGCACCGAGCTGCTGGCCGGGGCCGGACTCGATGCACCCGGCATCACCCGCACCGCCCTGGACGCCCTGTCGGCCGCGCACGCACCGGCCGCCCGGTGCTCTAGCGACCGGGAGACTCCACGATGA
- a CDS encoding tol-pal system YbgF family protein has translation MPRTPNTRLALLLQAAGWNPSQLAAALRGIAAEQGLTLTVYRTTARRWLDGAQPRPPIPALLLECLSRRLGRRVAAYDAGLTRAPAVVVDPDWEADPMRKLAHLTHAELDPHRRALLGAGVFAATALALPGEGETLSAAVPDGSVPADRRAGPSDLEQLRTMATVFATAADRHGGQHVRAALAAYLAHEVTPLLDGPARTGIHHGLLSATAQLTLLLGSMCADSGHHAMAQHYHQIAARLATDAGDHTILAITLRTMATHAHDLGQHTPAVLHLAEQADRHARHAPPAVRAYTHIHLAVLHAHQDRHASQAALARAERFHAQTDTAPGPFSSYPAGALHYQRAQTLTTLGDHTAALTALTTSLRLRTPTEQLPAALTRARLAETHLRLGHLDAALTHWRTFLDTYPSLKSARADERLTAALQRLRPHQRHAGAADFLGRVTELTRPAP, from the coding sequence ATGCCGCGCACCCCCAACACACGGCTCGCCCTGTTATTACAGGCGGCCGGCTGGAACCCGTCCCAGCTCGCCGCCGCCCTGCGGGGCATCGCCGCCGAACAGGGCCTGACGCTGACCGTCTACCGCACGACAGCACGGCGCTGGCTGGACGGCGCCCAGCCCCGGCCCCCCATTCCCGCTCTGCTCCTGGAATGTCTCTCCCGTCGTCTGGGCAGGCGCGTCGCGGCGTACGACGCTGGCCTCACCCGAGCCCCGGCCGTCGTCGTGGATCCTGACTGGGAGGCCGACCCCATGCGCAAACTCGCCCACCTCACCCACGCCGAACTCGACCCCCACCGCCGCGCCCTGCTCGGCGCGGGCGTTTTCGCCGCCACCGCACTGGCCCTGCCAGGCGAAGGCGAGACCCTGAGCGCCGCGGTGCCCGACGGCTCAGTACCGGCCGACCGCCGCGCCGGACCCAGCGACCTGGAGCAACTGCGCACCATGGCCACGGTGTTCGCCACCGCCGCCGACCGGCACGGCGGCCAGCATGTACGCGCCGCCCTGGCCGCCTACCTCGCCCACGAGGTCACCCCCCTCCTGGACGGTCCCGCCCGCACCGGCATCCACCACGGCCTGCTGTCCGCCACCGCCCAACTCACCCTGCTGCTGGGCTCGATGTGCGCCGACAGCGGCCACCACGCCATGGCCCAGCACTACCACCAGATCGCCGCCCGCCTCGCCACCGACGCAGGCGACCACACCATCCTCGCCATCACCCTGCGCACCATGGCAACCCACGCCCACGACCTCGGACAGCACACCCCCGCCGTCCTCCACCTCGCCGAACAGGCCGACCGGCACGCCCGCCACGCCCCGCCCGCGGTCCGCGCCTACACCCACATCCACCTCGCCGTCCTCCACGCCCACCAGGACCGCCACGCCTCCCAGGCCGCCCTAGCCCGCGCTGAACGCTTCCACGCTCAGACCGACACCGCCCCCGGTCCCTTCAGCAGCTATCCGGCCGGCGCACTGCACTACCAGCGCGCCCAGACCCTCACCACCCTCGGCGACCACACGGCCGCCCTCACCGCGCTGACCACCTCCCTGCGCCTGCGCACCCCCACCGAACAACTGCCCGCCGCACTCACGCGCGCCCGCCTCGCCGAAACCCACCTACGACTCGGCCACCTCGATGCCGCCCTCACCCACTGGCGCACCTTCCTCGACACCTACCCCAGCCTCAAATCCGCGCGTGCCGACGAGCGCCTGACGGCAGCCCTCCAGCGCCTGCGGCCCCACCAACGCCATGCCGGCGCAGCCGACTTCCTCGGCCGCGTCACCGAACTCACCCGCCCCGCTCCGTGA